One Alnus glutinosa chromosome 3, dhAlnGlut1.1, whole genome shotgun sequence genomic region harbors:
- the LOC133862340 gene encoding auxilin-like protein 1, translating into MENLSHSHQPNRANGASKVARKACNNGGGFGGRAMFDDVYGGPPKFGASATLSPRSEDYGEIFESFHVSRASSIPVLDLPAVDDSEVFFDVRSSGFDYTEVFGGFDGLDCALSYEDLLFDKSKGGDRDSSEGEEEEAWTPAGSGSLSEESDHSEKNHCLSNGDCYQSFDDGNTELNISYHKANQWSDEYMSCGTTHISELHAVPGFTFVFNESGPLQKTEDENPFLQVTDDDSLSMDFSVGMIKGKHLKKTMSQPRNGTAGGQTFGNDLKPEKAYCRSGSLPSETFLTVSDISLRTQPSELPPPSRPPPLADVKKGDSIRLTTNGKCIDSEGTAGDSSPPIFDVEVDASSSAAASAAAMKEAMKKAQAKLRSAKELMDRKKEGFQGSAKMSSKKHVPDREEKESKIVDECAISRDDSEQRTCHREDNREERQKVTKKAQEVPVSIEGERLLKVAKKSAEKKLGQESWSSLRSDKIDGDSEWKEASQFFELVRTDESGKALHQTNHVQISVHNTQIHERGRKERKATLGVFEQKEEDNKNVKSARGNHELEYVKKSKNEACEQEENNGRSKTVKEAHRQKEHEKKVKVAQEVFEQVENEKEVRVAQKRLETEKKSTGADVSENCNNLAEFQREENKFEVEQAMKHKENELKLKEASKQMEGEKRLKESCEREDDEKRKIEAFEWEENEKRLKEVLGRVEDEKKMKEALEQKESETRLKEEVIARDENEKKQKEACKRQEDEKKLREALEQEENKKQLQKVLEQEEREKRLKETLEREEDEKKQKEFHEREENEKRLEQAFEREENEKKQQEACERKENEKRLNVACEKEEEKSLYGASEQEDGSENLKRAQERKEHDRRSKEGFELEEIEKTAKEASIWEETEKRFKDAGGKEELKGLNKLHELMERDKTGKTLKLAKRTFVRMEGEDLSVSDGASRLEDNKNLQAPDLTCAEDKNSGKMEKTEDALAHEDNGTTESEPKDREKDPEAVEIANVLVGEKCKASDVAQGDLGLEENRFRMEDDKKSLPLDDSVKKVSAPGIGVGQTQTYRSKSLSQLDSDPINQERKFAHEWGERGNNIKQAQAVLDQEESKDRFMPTHVKKDWIEGGRKIEAARPAMSEAKGNIQKTSPRVIARKTTERKEKNINETLTSEDKEMERTKRERELEMDRLRKIEEEREREREREKDRMAVDRATLEARERAYTEARDKAERAAVERAMAEARERLEKACAEAREKSFAEKATMEARLRVERAAIERATAEARERAVERVMAEKAAFGTRERVERSVSDKFPVSFRNSEMKQSSSSLVYGAAYYTERSEGVEGESPQRCKARLERHQRTTERAAKALAEKNMRDLLTQREQAERNRLAETLDADVRRWSSGKEGNLRALLSTLQYILGPDCGWQPIPLTEVITAAAVKKAYRKATLCVHPDKLQQRGASIQQKYICEKVFDLLKEAWNKFNSEER; encoded by the exons ATGGAAAATCTCTCGCATTCTCACCAGCCAAACAGGGCCAACGGCGCCAGTAAGGTGGCGAGGAAGGCCTGCAACAATGGCGGTGGCTTCGGAGGTAGGGCCATGTTCGATGACGTTTACGGTGGACCGCCGAAGTTCGGTGCCTCAGCCACGCTCTCGCCGCGCTCCGAGGACTACGGCGAGATTTTCGAGAGCTTCCACGTTTCACGCGCCTCCTCCATTCCGGTGTTGGATCTTCCGGCGGTCGACGACTCCGAGGTCTTCTTCGATGTCCGGAGCTCCGGCTTCGACTACACCGAGGTCTTCGGGGGCTTCGACGGTCTGGACTGTGCGCTGTCGTACGAGGACTTGCTGTTTGACAAGTCCAAGGGTGGGGACCGCGATTCGtctgaaggagaagaagaagaagcttg GACTCCGGCAGGAAGTGGATCTCTTTCAGAAGAGTCAGATCATTCTGAGAAGAATCATTGCTTGTCAAACGGGGATTGTTACCAGTCGTTTGATGATGGTAATACGGAGTTAAACATTTCTTATCACAAGGCTAATCAGTGGAGCGATGAATATATGTCCTGTGGGACGACACACATAAGTGAGCTACATGCTGTTCCTGGATTCACTTTTGTATTCAATGAAAGTGGTCCCTTGCAAAAGACAGAAGATGAGAATCCATTCTTGCAGGTGACCGATGATGACAGTCTCAGTATGGATTTTAGCGTGGGAATGATAAAGGGAAAGCATCTGAAGAAAACCATGTCACAACCCCGTAATGGTACTGCTGGAGGACAGACGTTTGGAAATGATCTTAAACCTGAAAAAGCATATTGCAGAAGTGGTTCTCTTCCTAGTGAGACGTTTCTAACTGTATCTGATATCAGTCTTAGAACGCAGCCCTCTGAATTGCCACCCCCCTCTCGACCACCACCTTTAGCAGATGTCAAGAAGGGTGATTCCATTAGATTGACTACAAACGGCAAATGTATTGATTCTGAAGGGACTGCAGGTGATAGTTCACCACCTATCTTTGATGTTGAGGTTGATGCAAGTTCATCTGCTGCTGCATCTGCTGCTGCTATGAAGGAAGCAATGAAGAAAGCTCAAGCCAAGCTCAGAAGTGCAAAAGAACTAATGGATAGGAAGAAGGAGGGCTTTCAAGGCAGTGCAAAAATGAGTTCAAAGAAGCATGTACCGGATAGGGAAGAGAAGGAGAGTAAGATTGTTGATGAGTGTGCTATTTCGAGAGATGATAGTGAGCAGAGAACTTGTCACAGAGAAGACAACAGGGAGGAAAGGCAAAAGGTTACAAAGAAAGCCCAGGAAGTTCCAGTTTCAATTGAAGGAGAGAGACTTCTAAAAGTGGCTAAAAAATCAGCAGAGAAAAAGCTTGGCCAGGAATCCTGGTCATCTCTGCGGTCTGATAAAATTGATGGAGATAGTGAATGGAAAGAAGCATCGCAATTTTTTGAATTGGTGAGAACAGATGAGTCTGGTAAGGCTCTTCACCAGACGAACCACGTACAGATTTCAGTGCATAACACACAAATTCACGAGCGAGGACGGAAGGAGAGAAAGGCGACCCTGGGAGTATTTgaacagaaagaagaagataataagAACGTGAAATCAGCTAGAGGAAATCATGAGCTGGAGTATGTGAAGAAATCTAAAAACGAGGCTTGTGAACAGGAGGAAAATAATGGGAGATCAAAAACAGTTAAAGAGGCACACAGGCAAAAAGAGCACGAGAAGAAGGTGAAAGTGGCTCAAGAGGTTTTTGAGCAGGTAGAGAATGAGAAGGAAGTTAGAGTAGCCCAAAAGCGTTTAGAAACTGAAAAGAAATCAACTGGAGCTGATGTATCAGAAAATTGCAACAACCTGGCTGAGTTCCAGCGggaagaaaataaatttgaagttGAGCAGGCCATGAAGCACAAGGAGAATGAGCTGAAACTGAAAGAGGCTAGTAAACAAATGGAAGGTGAGAAAAGACTCAAGGAGTCTTGTGAAAGGGAAGACgatgaaaagagaaaaattgagGCTTTTGAGTgggaagaaaatgagaaaaggcTTAAAGAGGTTCTAGGACGAGTAGAAgatgagaaaaaaatgaaggaagcACTTGAGCAGAAAGAAAGTGAAACGAGATTAAAGGAGGAGGTTATTGCGCgggatgaaaatgaaaaaaaacagaaagaggCTTGCAAAAGACAAGAAgatgaaaagaaattaagagaGGCTCTTGAGCAGGAAGAGAATAAAAAGCAACTACAAAAGGTTCTTGAGCAGGAGGAGCGTGAGAAGAGACTAAAAGAGACTCTTGAGCGGGAAGAGGatgagaagaaacaaaaagaatttcatgaaagagaagaaaatgagaagagACTAGAACAGGCTTTTGAGCgggaagaaaatgagaagaaacaACAAGAGGCTTgtgaaagaaaggaaaatgaaaagagacTCAATGTTGCTTgtgaaaaagaagaggagaagagTCTATATGGAGCTTCTGAGCAAGAAGATGGCAGTGAAAACCTGAAAAGGGCTcaggaaagaaaagaacatgACAGAAGATCCAAAGAAGGATTTGAACTTGAAGAAATCGAGAAGACAGCAAAAGAGGCGAGTATCTGGGAAGAGACTGAGAAGAGGTTCAAAGATGCTGGTGGGAAGGAAGAACTGAAGGGACTAAACAAATTGCATGAGCTAATGGAGAGGGATAAAACCGGGAAGACACTGAAACTGGCTAAACGAACCTTTGTGCGCATGGAGGGGGAGGATCTTAGTGTTTCTGATGGGGCATCAAGGCTGGAGGATAATAAAAACCTTCAAGCACCTGACTTAACCTGCGCAGAAGATAAAAACAGTGGAAAGATGGAAAAAACTGAAGATGCCCTTGCTCACGAAGATAATGGAACGACAGAGTCTGAACCCAAAGATAGAGAAAAGGATCCAGAAGCAGTTGAAATTGCAAATGTACTAGttggtgaaaaatgcaaagcatCTGATGTCGCTCAAGGAGACTTGGGACTTGAAGAGAACCGATTTAGGATGGAAGATGATAAAAAGTCGCTTCCTTTAGATGACAGTGTGAAGAAGGTAAGTGCACCCGGCATTGGTGTTGGGCAAACTCAGACATACAGAAGTAAGAGTCTCTCCCAACTGGACTCCGATCCTATAAATCAAGAGAGGAAATTTGCACATGAATGGGGAGAGAGAGGAAATAATATCAAGCAGGCCCAGGCTGTTCTGGACCAGGAAGAAAGCAAGGACAGATTCATGCCAACCCATGTGAAGAAAGACTGGATTGAAGGTGGAAGGAAAATAGAAGCAGCTCGGCCAGCTATGTCTGAAGCAAAAGGAAACATCCAGAAAACATCTCCGCGTGTTATTGCTAGAAAGACTacggaaagaaaagagaagaatattAACGAGACCTTAACATCAGAAGACAAAGAAATGGAAAGGacgaagagagaaagagagctggAGATGGATCGCCTCAGAAAGATagaagaagagagggagagggagagggaaagagaaaagGATAGAATGGCTGTTGACAGAGCAACACTTGAAGCTCGTGAAAGGGCATATACCGAAGCCCGTGATAAGGCAGAAAGGGCTGCTGTGGAGAGAGCAATGGCAGAGGCTCGTGAAAGACTAGAGAAGGCATGTGCTGAGGCTCGGGAGAAGTCATTCGCTGAGAAGGCAACTATGGAAGCCAGGCTCAGAGTAGAACGTGCTGCAATAGAGCGAGCAACTGCAGAGGCTCGGGAGCGTGCCGTGGAAAGAGTGATGGCTGAGAAGGCTGCTTTTGGGACAAGAGAACGAGTAGAAAGATCTGTTTCTGATAAATTTCCAGTTTCTTTCAGAAATAGTGAAATGAAACAGAGCTCCTCTTCCTTAGTTTATGGAG CTGCCTATTATACAGAGAGATCTGAAGGAGTTGAAGGTGAATCACCCCAGAGGTGTAAAGCTAGATTAGAGAGGCATCAGCGTACAACTGAGCGTGCG GCAAAAGCTCTTGCAGAGAAAAATATGCGTGATCTCCTTACTCAGAGAGAGCAAGCTGAGAGAAAT AGATTAGCAGAAACATTGGATGCTGATGTCAGGAGGTGGTCAAGTGGAAAAGAAGGGAATCTGCGTGCATTGCTTTCAACATTGCAATAT ATCCTTGGGCCCGACTGTGGTTGGCAGCCAATCCCTTTAACAGAAGTCATAACTGCTGCTGCTGTAAAGAAAGCTTACAGGAAAGCCACTCTTTGTGTTCATCCTGATAAACTACAACAGCGG